The genomic region TTTCTTCAATTTTAATGGCTTCCTGTTCCTTAACCGTAATCACTGTTTGGTTTTTCAGATCAGGAAAGAAATAGAAGCCCAATACAAGCAGACCAAGTACAATGGAAACCGATGTCTCCATGTACAATTTCCAGTGCCGCCTGATATCAGCTTCGGGGGTTTTGATAATTGGCATTGCTTCCTCGCAGATATGCTGTCAAACGAATATAACCGCTGATTATTTTATTGTCAAACCACTCTAGAAACCGCTTTTTACCGAAAATCGGACAGGAATCGCCATCCTGACTTTTACAGGTTTCCCTTGCTGCAAGGCTGGCTGAAATTTCATAAGCTTCAACGCCCTGATTACCTCTTCATCCAGACCATACCCTAATGATTTTATAATCTCAACAGATTCCACTCCACCCGACTTGTTTACCACAATTCTGGCCAGAACTGTTCCGCCGATTCCCAGTTGCCGTGCCTGGTCGGGATACCTGATTTCCTTCATCAGAGCTGAAGTGCCACCAATCAGAACCGGCGCTTCCTCCCAGAAATCGATGGGACCAGGTTCTGTCTCTTCGGGTTTCCAAAGGGAAGGCGGCGTAATGGGAACTTCGCTTACTTCGCTTGAATGGTAAATCATTTCATTTGGAATCATGGTTTCATTGGGAACTGCCACCGGAACTGCAGGCCGGATGGGCTCGGGCGGATGAACCGCCTGAACAGTCAAGGGTATCATCTCTATGCGGTCGGGTTCTGAAACCGGTACTTTAAACGTCACCACGGGCCTGATATCGGGAAAGTACAGGAATAAAAGGATCAATCCACCAAGAATTCCTGCCATCGATACCTGGGTACTTCGTTTCCAGGTCAGTTCAAGGTTTGCTGCTTCAGTCTTATACAGTCCCATCTCATCCTCCGGTTGGTTTCCCTTCTGGAGAATGATACCTGCCACCATTTCGAAAGTTCCCGCATGCCTCACCAACGCCACGAAAACCGGGTCATCCAATGCCGGCCGGCCTGTGGGTAGTAAAAATTCTCGGTTACCCGCTCCCCTCCTGAGATATATCCCCAGGTATATCCATTTGATTCGTAAAGTTGATTGAACAGATTGTATACTCCTGCTTCGATCAGCCAGGTCTCCCCGGATTCGCTTAACCGGACCATCCAGTTGATGGTTGTATACGCGTCAAGCATCCGATCGGAACTGCCAGTATTATCGAGATATTGCCCACCAACATATTTTACCTGTATTTCCGATTGCAGATCGGTTTTTTCCCTGAACGGATTCAGGAGAAACAGGTCCGTATTCAGACCAAAAGAGCCGGTTACGGTTGGGGTGAAAGCAATCGGTTTATTGTGATACTTTTTTCTGTCCTCGGTATTGGTATCATAGTTAAAGAGATACTCATTATACGTCTCAATCCCCGATTTCATCAGGGTCAGATTGGCATGAATCTGATTACTGGTGGTTAACTGTCCACCAAATTCAAGTTCCACTCCCGAACGGTAACTGGCCGGCACATTGGTCCGGGTGTAGTTTCCCACATCGTTGACTGCCCCGGTCAGAACCAACTGGTCTTTGTAATTCATATAAAACAGGTTAACTGTTGAGTACCAGTTTTCATTCATCGTCCAGGTAAAACCGGATTCCAGGTTTCTGAGATATTCGGCTTTGGGACGTGATTGCGGCGAGGAATTCACATATTCTTCACGGGTTGGCTCCTTGGCTGACTGGCCAACAAACAGCCATCCGCTCAATGAAGCGGATTGTCTCCAGAAGATCCCAGCCTTTGGATTGAAGAATGTTAACTCATCGCTCACATAACCCCGACTCAGGTCAGTCTGATAGCCCAAAAACCGGTATCGGATCTGACGAACCTGTCCGTCCAGGAAAAATTCGAAGTGATCGGTGGTGTACTTCCACTTTCCAAACACATTCCAGTCGGTTTTTCTGGCTTCATTTTCGTAGTACCGATCCCCTGTCTCGCTGGCCGATGCATACCGGGCCCAGGTCACCTCACCAAAATGGTCCCCATCATATTGTGATAATCCGCCACCTGCCACAAAGGACTGGTCATTGTCCGGATCGTACCGGAAAGATCCGAGTAAACCACCGAAGGTGTTATCCAGCCACCGGCGACGGATCAGGTCGGTGGTCCGGATCGTATCGGCACTCAGGATGATATCGGGAATGCCGTACTCTGACAGAGATTGGCTGTTTTTATACTCCTCATAAAATCCACTGCCCAGAACCACGAACCCAGCCAGATCCACAGTGAGCTCATTTGTCAGTTGCCTTGAATACAACACTTGATAGTGATCCTGGCCGTACCGGTCATCCTGTCCATCATAAGTGTAATAATTATACGTTCTGCCGGATCGGAGAAGGTTATCGGTTTCGGCTGGAGACAGTCCATTGCGGGATGCGTAATCCAGCATTTTTTGTTTATCATTTCTTATTCTGGACTCGGGAACGCCATACCACGCCTGACCGGTGACTTCCCTCCCGTAAATCACATTGGCTGAGAAAACGGACACTTCATCCCGGTGACTCAGGGTCAGGTAGGCTGATTTCAGATCAGATTCAGACCGATCTACATACCCATCGGATTGAATGGCCGATGCACTGACCGAAAAACTCCATCCATCTCCCAGATCACCGGTTCCGCTTTTCAGATTGATCCGACGGGTGTTGAAAGATCCGTAACCAGTTGTGATTTCTGTGAAAGGCTGATGTGAAAACCGTGTGGTGGCCAGGTCGAGTGTGGCTCCAAAATTGGCTGGTCCGGCCGTGCTGGTACCGACACCGCGTTGAAGTTGAATCGATTCGGTGGAAGATAGAAGATCAGGCAGATTCACCCAGTACACCTGATGCGATTCAGGATCGTTCCAGGGAATACCGTTCAGTGTCACATTAATCCGTGCCTGATCGATACCTCGAAACCGAAGACCGGTATAACCAATTCCCGCCCCCGCATCAGAGGTCGAAACCACCGACGGAAGACTCTGAAGCACCTGAGGTACATCTTTTCCCGAATTGAGGGTTGAAATAGATTCTGCCCCCAGTTCATCCACCACCTGTGACCGGGACTGGGATCGGTGACTCTCGACCTGAATCAGTCCTTTCAGATTCAGATCAATGGACTGCATTTCAATTCTGACCGATGAAAGATTGTCCTGCATTGTCAGATCAACTTGCACCTGATTATAGCCCAGATAGTTGATCTGAAGAGTGATGGGAAGACTGCCGGTCGTGGTCAGCGTAAAACGGCCATCCCGATCCGTGGTAGTTCCTGCTTTAAACTCAGGAATGGAAACGGATGCGCTGAACAAAGGTTCTCCGGTTTTGGCATCCACCACCTTCCCGGAAATAGTAAGTTGTGCAAATCCTGTTGTATACAGAATGAGAGAAAAGAAAAGAAGAGCAGTTTTCATGAATCCACCATTTTATTAGGGTTAATAAAACAGTTGGAGAGTAATGAGAAGTGTGAAGTCGATGTGCCCATCGGTTTCCCTACGCCGGTACAAACCGGATCAGGTTCACAGGGTATGATCTCAGTCCCGAGGCAAACGGGACACCCCCAACCAGTAACAGACAAACAGCAATAAAACGCGGTGTGTTCCGCTATCCTTCCAACCAGGCCAGCGAGTCGTTTTCGGGCTCGTCCTTTTTGGCGTAGGCCTGTTCCTTCGGAATATCCTTTTTTACCGTGTCACTGTTGCAATCGGGACAACGATACCCTTTGATCAGAAATCCGGGGCGTTTTCCACAGGTATTGCACCAGAGAACGGTGATCAGGCCAGTGTTTTTTGCTTTTTGTTCTGCCACGGTGCGAAAATACAACATGAAGGGGAAAGAATACAGGAGACATTATACAACAACAGGTAAAGGTTTAACCATTAAACGTCCATTAAATTGGGAAAAATGGCGTTTAAACATCAACGTTTTCTGAAAAAATAAGAAAGGCGGTGCCGACATTTGAAAAAACGGAAAGGAACCGGTTATGAAACCATTCATCTACGCAATTATTACTGCCATGGCCTGGGGAATCGGCGGGTACTTCGAGAAAAAAGGACTTCATATGGGCAATCTGTCACCGCAGATGGGAATCACTATCCGGACGGCCATTGCCCTGCTGATTCTGGGTGCAGTGAGCTTTCCTGAGTGGAAAGGTATTATGAACGCCGGCCCCAAAGCCCTGATGTACATGATCATTGGAGGAGGAATAGTGGCCGGCAGCATCGGAATGCTCTGTTTTTACATGGCCATCAAGGGAGCACCTCTCAGTCAGGTCATGCCGATTGCCTTCACTTCTCCCTTGTTTGGTGCGCTGATGGGAATCATTTACGGCGGAGAACCCATTGAGGTGAAAACCATCGTAGGGATGGTTCTTACCATCAGCGGAATTGTGGTATTGACCGTAAAATGGTAAAGGTAAAAAGCTGTCAGAAACCGCAGGCGGCCAGCACATCCTCGAAATAATCAGCAAATACCGGCTGAATGCCCTGCCGGATGGCCTCTGGCAACGATTCAAAGTCTTTTCTGTTATCAACCGGAAAGATCAGCCGAAAAACACCGACCCGACGGGCTGCAATGGTTTTCTCTTTCAGACCACCAATGGGGAGAACTTTCCCAGTCAGTGTAATCTCTCCCGTCATGGCCACGGACCGGGTGACGGGTTTTCCTTTCACCAGACTGACCATGGCAAGGGTCATGGTAATTCCGGCTGAGGGTCCATCCTTGGGAGTGGCCCCGGCCGGGACGTGCAGGTGAATCATGTTTTTCTCAAAAAAGGACGGATCTAAACCCCACTGCTCTGCCTTGGACCGCACCAGTGAATAGGCAATAGAGGCCGATTCCTGCATCACCTCACCCAGATGGCCGGTCAGTTTCAGTCCTGATGAACCAGGGACACCGGTTGCTTCAATGTAAAGCGTCGATCCTCCCATCGAGGTCCATGCCAGCCCCAGAACCACACCGGCAATATCACGCTGGTAAAGTTCTTCGGTCATAAAGACCGGTTTACCCAGGTATTTTTCAAGGTTGGCTGGTGAAATTCGTTTACTTTTCCGATTTCCCTCCACCTGCTCCATGGTCACTTTACGCATGATTTTCCTGAGTTGTGCTTCGAGACTTCGAACGCCTGCCTCGCGGGCATAACGGTCAATCACCAATTTCAGCACTTCATCGGAAAGATGCAGATCCGATTTTTTAAGTCCGTGTTCCCTGAGTTGTTTCGGAATGAGATGCCTGCGGGCAATTTCCAGTTTTTCTTCGAGTATATAGCCGGACAGGTGGATGATTTCCATCCGGTCCAGCAAGGGCGCTGGAATGGTATCGAGCGTGTTGGCCGTCGTTACAAACAAAACATTCGAAAGGTCGAAACGAACATCCAGATAATGGTCCAGAAAATCTCGGTTCTGTTCCGGGTCGAGCACTTCGAGCAAGGCGCTGGCCGGATCGCCCTGGTAACTGGCACCGATTTTATCGATTTCATCCAGCATGATTACCGGATTGGCTGTGCCGGCCCGTTTCAGACTTTGGATCAGTTTTCCTGGCAGAGCACCGATGTATGTACGCCTGTGCCCTTTTATTTCAGCCTCGTCACGCATTCCGCCAATGGAGAAACGGTAGAATTGCCTGTTCAGCGCATCGGCAATGGACCGACCAATCGAGGTTTTGCCCACTCCCGGAGGTCCGACCAGACAAATAATTGATCCGGAGATTTTCCCTTTCCTGATAATGGTGGAAATGAATTCCAGAATCCGTTCCTTCACATCCTGAAGTCCGTAATGCTGTACATCCAGGATTGCTCTTGCCCGTTTGATATTCAGCCGGTCCTTCGAAAATTTACCCCAGGGCAGATCGGTCAGCCAATCCAGATAATTCCGTACCACGTGGTACTCGGCCGAGGCCGGTTCGAGCAGCCGCAGCTTTTCGAGTTCCTCAGAAACCACCCGGGCCGCTTCTTCAGTGAGCTTCAGTCGGGCAATCTTGGCCTGAATACGGTCGGTTTCAGCCGATTTTTCATCTTTTTCCAACCCCAGTTCCTGTTTGATGGCCTTTAATTGCTCGTAAAGAAAATATTCCCGCTGCTGCCGTGTGATTTTCTCTTCGATCTGCTGTTTGATTTTTTCCTGAAGACGGGCCACTTCAATTTCTTCTTTCAGAACAAGCAACAGTTTCTGAGCACGTTCAAGAAGATCGAGGGTTTCGAGAATGTCCTGAAGTTTATACGCTTCCACCGTGGTCATCGAAGCAATCAGGTCCATGACAAGGCCTGGTTTTTCGAGCGAGAACTGACTGACAAGCAGTTTGAGCTGCTCCTGAAACATGGGGTTCAGCTTCAGAAGGTCTTTCACACTGGAAATGATCGCCAGTGTAAAAGCCTTGATCTCACTGTCATGATCCGAATCTGGCGTGATCAGATAATCCACCGACCAGCGGATGACCGGTTCCTTCGACTGTTCCTTAGCCTTTCTGAAACGCTGAACACCGTGGACCAGCACCTGAAAACTATCTGCGGAGACCTGATTGATTTTCAGGATTTTAACCGCCGTGCCCACTTCATACAATTCCACCCGGTCTTCACCGATTTCCCGGGCCATGACCACACCAGCCACCGGCTGGTCACTTTCTGCAAGGATGCTGATGGCTTTTATAATTCTTTCGCCTGAAAGGAGCAACGGAATGGTCATTCCGGGAAAAAGCGGGCGTTGAAACAAAGGAATGATGACCAGCTGGACGGGCAGCAATTCGGAAACCAGTACAAGCTTGTTTCCGTCATTTCCGGTTTGAGAAGAGGATTGTTCGTTTTCTGACATGGAAGTACCCGTTTATTAGGCAGATAAATGTATCAGACTTTTTAACAAAGGACAACAGGGTCCCGATTCCACAAACTACGGACGGGAAAGATTCACTCCGGTTTCATTTGGCGGGGCATCGAGAAGTTCCAGATCGGGATGCCGTTCCCGAACGTAGTTCACTTCCCAGTCACTGTCGAAGAAAATGACCCGTCGCCCGGCCGAATCCCGGTAAAGGTTAAACGTTCTGCTGTCGGGCAGGGTCTGGTGGTCATGAATCCACTTGACCCTTGTGAAGCTGAGCGTTTCGAAACGGATTTTTTCACGGTATTCCTCTTCCATCCGGGTCGCAAAGACTTCCAGTTGAAGCTGACCGACTGCGCCCAGAACAGGGGTGGGGTTGTCATTGATATCGGTGAACAACTGCACCACGCCTTCTTCACCCAATTCCTGAACACCTTTTTTAAACCCTTTGGAAAAACTGTAAGTGGCGGGGAATACACGCATGAACAGTTCGGGAGAGAATCGCGGAAACCTGGCCATGTCTATTCTCGGACCGGAGGAAACCACATCTCCCACACGAAAGACCCCAGGATTGATCAGCCCAATCACATCGCCGGGAAAAGCCGTTTCCACCATGGACCGGTCCTGACCAAAAATCCGGTAGGAATAAGTCAGTTTGACCTCTCTGTCCATCCGGTAATGCCATGCACCCATGCCCCGCTCAAACGAACCGCTCATCACACGCATGAAAGCAACTCGGTCGCGGTGTTTCTGGTTCATGTTTGCCTGAACTTTATAAATAAAGCCCGAGAAAAAGTCAGAATCAGGTTCAACCTCTCCTGAGGAGGTCAGGAAGACACCGGGAGAAGGGGCCAGATCGATGATCATGTTCAGGAAGTGTTCTATACCAAAGTTGTTAATGGCACTTCCCCAGAAAACCGGGGTGATTTCCTGTTCTAGAAAAAATTCACGGTCAAAAGCAGGCAGCGCTTCCCTGATGAGCGCAACGTCTTCAAGCAACTGCATCTGGCTTCTGTCACCAATCAGATCGGTCAGCGATTCCGACTCCAGATCCGCTACCCGAACTGGTGCTTTATACTGCCCTTTCACGACTTCCTGGAACAGGTGAACCTGCTGATCGGAAAGATCAATGATTCCCTGAAAGGTGTCACCAGAACCAATCGGCCAGGTGAGCGGAACGCAGGTAATACCAAGAACGCGCTCGACCTCAGACATCAGGTCAAAGGGATTCTGACCAGGCCGGTCCAGTTTGTTCATAAAGGTGATGATCGGAATTCCCCGTTCACGGCAGACTTTGAACAGCTTGATGGTCTGAGGCTCAACGCCCTTGGCAGAATCAATAAGCATGATGGCTGCATCAACCGCCATCAGGGTACGGTAGGTGTCTTCGCTGAAATCCTGGTGACCCGGTGTGTCGAGGATGTTCAGCAGAATTCCGTTGTATTCCACCTGCATGGCCGAGGAGGAAATGGAGATTCCACGGTCCTGTTCAATAGACATCCAATCGGAAGTGGTCGATTTGGTGCCGGCCTTACCGGTCACACTCCCCGCCCGCTGAATGGCCCCTGAGTAAAGCAGGAGTTTTTCGGTCAGGGTGGTTTTTCCGGCATCCGGATGCGAAATAATAGCCAACGTCCGTCGCCGGGCGATTTCTTCCTGAAGGGTCATATGGATTGTTTCCGAAAGTTAACCGGCCGCCCGTTTCAGGGAAGCCGGTATCATTGTGGTTCTGAAGATCAGGCCTCGTCCTCTTCGTCGAGGGAGTTGGT from Bacteroidota bacterium harbors:
- a CDS encoding energy transducer TonB, with translation MGLYKTEAANLELTWKRSTQVSMAGILGGLILLFLYFPDIRPVVTFKVPVSEPDRIEMIPLTVQAVHPPEPIRPAVPVAVPNETMIPNEMIYHSSEVSEVPITPPSLWKPEETEPGPIDFWEEAPVLIGGTSALMKEIRYPDQARQLGIGGTVLARIVVNKSGGVESVEIIKSLGYGLDEEVIRALKLMKFQPALQQGKPVKVRMAIPVRFSVKSGF
- a CDS encoding TonB-dependent receptor, producing the protein MKTALLFFSLILYTTGFAQLTISGKVVDAKTGEPLFSASVSIPEFKAGTTTDRDGRFTLTTTGSLPITLQINYLGYNQVQVDLTMQDNLSSVRIEMQSIDLNLKGLIQVESHRSQSRSQVVDELGAESISTLNSGKDVPQVLQSLPSVVSTSDAGAGIGYTGLRFRGIDQARINVTLNGIPWNDPESHQVYWVNLPDLLSSTESIQLQRGVGTSTAGPANFGATLDLATTRFSHQPFTEITTGYGSFNTRRINLKSGTGDLGDGWSFSVSASAIQSDGYVDRSESDLKSAYLTLSHRDEVSVFSANVIYGREVTGQAWYGVPESRIRNDKQKMLDYASRNGLSPAETDNLLRSGRTYNYYTYDGQDDRYGQDHYQVLYSRQLTNELTVDLAGFVVLGSGFYEEYKNSQSLSEYGIPDIILSADTIRTTDLIRRRWLDNTFGGLLGSFRYDPDNDQSFVAGGGLSQYDGDHFGEVTWARYASASETGDRYYENEARKTDWNVFGKWKYTTDHFEFFLDGQVRQIRYRFLGYQTDLSRGYVSDELTFFNPKAGIFWRQSASLSGWLFVGQSAKEPTREEYVNSSPQSRPKAEYLRNLESGFTWTMNENWYSTVNLFYMNYKDQLVLTGAVNDVGNYTRTNVPASYRSGVELEFGGQLTTSNQIHANLTLMKSGIETYNEYLFNYDTNTEDRKKYHNKPIAFTPTVTGSFGLNTDLFLLNPFREKTDLQSEIQVKYVGGQYLDNTGSSDRMLDAYTTINWMVRLSESGETWLIEAGVYNLFNQLYESNGYTWGYISGGERVTENFYYPQAGRHWMTRFSWRW
- a CDS encoding EamA family transporter — its product is MKPFIYAIITAMAWGIGGYFEKKGLHMGNLSPQMGITIRTAIALLILGAVSFPEWKGIMNAGPKALMYMIIGGGIVAGSIGMLCFYMAIKGAPLSQVMPIAFTSPLFGALMGIIYGGEPIEVKTIVGMVLTISGIVVLTVKW
- the lon gene encoding endopeptidase La, producing MSENEQSSSQTGNDGNKLVLVSELLPVQLVIIPLFQRPLFPGMTIPLLLSGERIIKAISILAESDQPVAGVVMAREIGEDRVELYEVGTAVKILKINQVSADSFQVLVHGVQRFRKAKEQSKEPVIRWSVDYLITPDSDHDSEIKAFTLAIISSVKDLLKLNPMFQEQLKLLVSQFSLEKPGLVMDLIASMTTVEAYKLQDILETLDLLERAQKLLLVLKEEIEVARLQEKIKQQIEEKITRQQREYFLYEQLKAIKQELGLEKDEKSAETDRIQAKIARLKLTEEAARVVSEELEKLRLLEPASAEYHVVRNYLDWLTDLPWGKFSKDRLNIKRARAILDVQHYGLQDVKERILEFISTIIRKGKISGSIICLVGPPGVGKTSIGRSIADALNRQFYRFSIGGMRDEAEIKGHRRTYIGALPGKLIQSLKRAGTANPVIMLDEIDKIGASYQGDPASALLEVLDPEQNRDFLDHYLDVRFDLSNVLFVTTANTLDTIPAPLLDRMEIIHLSGYILEEKLEIARRHLIPKQLREHGLKKSDLHLSDEVLKLVIDRYAREAGVRSLEAQLRKIMRKVTMEQVEGNRKSKRISPANLEKYLGKPVFMTEELYQRDIAGVVLGLAWTSMGGSTLYIEATGVPGSSGLKLTGHLGEVMQESASIAYSLVRSKAEQWGLDPSFFEKNMIHLHVPAGATPKDGPSAGITMTLAMVSLVKGKPVTRSVAMTGEITLTGKVLPIGGLKEKTIAARRVGVFRLIFPVDNRKDFESLPEAIRQGIQPVFADYFEDVLAACGF
- a CDS encoding peptide chain release factor 3, whose translation is MTLQEEIARRRTLAIISHPDAGKTTLTEKLLLYSGAIQRAGSVTGKAGTKSTTSDWMSIEQDRGISISSSAMQVEYNGILLNILDTPGHQDFSEDTYRTLMAVDAAIMLIDSAKGVEPQTIKLFKVCRERGIPIITFMNKLDRPGQNPFDLMSEVERVLGITCVPLTWPIGSGDTFQGIIDLSDQQVHLFQEVVKGQYKAPVRVADLESESLTDLIGDRSQMQLLEDVALIREALPAFDREFFLEQEITPVFWGSAINNFGIEHFLNMIIDLAPSPGVFLTSSGEVEPDSDFFSGFIYKVQANMNQKHRDRVAFMRVMSGSFERGMGAWHYRMDREVKLTYSYRIFGQDRSMVETAFPGDVIGLINPGVFRVGDVVSSGPRIDMARFPRFSPELFMRVFPATYSFSKGFKKGVQELGEEGVVQLFTDINDNPTPVLGAVGQLQLEVFATRMEEEYREKIRFETLSFTRVKWIHDHQTLPDSRTFNLYRDSAGRRVIFFDSDWEVNYVRERHPDLELLDAPPNETGVNLSRP